The following are from one region of the Eubacterium sp. MSJ-33 genome:
- a CDS encoding TIGR03936 family radical SAM-associated protein, translating to MSALKLRIKYTKLGSLRFIGHLDIMRFFQKAIRRAKLDVSYSKGFSPHQMISFAAPMPLGMTSDGEYFDGEFESVTTTEDMMARLNATMPPEIQVLDIIELPDNAKPSMAIVTASDYYIYKNDECENDTMPQLMQALPAFAGKEKVEIIKKTKSKEELTDIRPLIYEIKEYKDGIYMLLASGSKDNLKPELVVEAICNEADVPFNRYDYRIHRLETYMGEKKNLQPLSASGTRF from the coding sequence GTGTCTGCTTTGAAGCTAAGAATTAAATACACGAAGCTTGGAAGTCTCCGGTTTATCGGACATCTCGATATTATGCGTTTTTTTCAGAAGGCAATCCGGCGTGCAAAACTGGATGTCTCATATTCCAAAGGATTTTCGCCTCACCAGATGATCTCCTTTGCGGCACCGATGCCGCTCGGTATGACATCGGATGGTGAGTATTTTGATGGAGAGTTTGAAAGTGTGACAACAACCGAAGATATGATGGCACGTCTGAATGCAACGATGCCGCCGGAGATTCAGGTGTTAGATATCATCGAGCTTCCGGACAATGCGAAGCCGTCGATGGCAATCGTGACTGCGTCTGATTATTATATCTACAAAAACGATGAATGTGAGAATGATACGATGCCGCAGCTTATGCAGGCATTGCCTGCATTTGCGGGAAAAGAGAAGGTTGAGATTATTAAAAAGACAAAGTCCAAAGAGGAACTGACGGATATCCGCCCCCTCATCTATGAAATCAAAGAATATAAGGATGGCATCTATATGCTGCTTGCATCCGGAAGTAAGGATAACTTAAAGCCGGAGCTTGTCGTAGAGGCAATATGTAACGAAGCAGATGTACCGTTTAACCGGTATGATTACCGGATTCATCGGCTGGAGACCTACATGGGTGAGAAAAAGAATTTACAGCCGCTTTCTGCAAGTGGAACAAGATTTTAA